The Henningerozyma blattae CBS 6284 chromosome 7, complete genome region AAAGGTGCGAAAAATGTATCCAATAGTACAGATAATAATTCGTcacaaaataatgatgaaaataaaagtaaagaGAAGACAAACAATAAAACAACCTCCGacaaaacaaataaaaaatctaaCACTCCATCAAATCCTTCTACGATATTACCAAGCACTAATGACATTGCTTCAGATAATAAATCGTCTTCCCCCAGCAAATCTATTGGTGATGAATCGGTGCTAAAATCTACTGTAAATAATCCTCTTTCAAGTTCTCCATCTAAGAGAAAGAAAAGCGCTGGCACTGGGAGCAAACCAAGTTCAAAAAAGGCATCTACAAGTTCTCCAACAAAAAGTCAATCTAACTCTACTAAGAGTtctccaaaaaaaattcaaaccAATCAAACAAGGGCCGGAAGCCCTACTAAGTCTAATAAGCCAAAAACCATTAAGGAAGAAAAAGAGAGTGAAACTAAAAGAGATCAAATACCTATTTCTCCCAAAAAGACTTAGTGGTATCCTAAAAAGATTTGTTGCTTTATGCTAATTTATTCTGTTGATGTTGTTTAATGTTGCTGTCAttcattacaaaatatttgatttgtGATTTTTCCCACTTGAATTCTCGTTTACGCTTTTAAATTGAAAGGTTATTTTTGATCATGCATCACATAATCTGTCTGTTAACAGTATTGcaaatttgtattattaattatcttataaatatttaaccTAAATCCTAACAAAGGGGTTGGTAACGaacaataaattaatttcactTCACATTTTATCACATTAAGAATCCTAACGTtctttctaataaaaagacaattgcattattatatttacgATACTCATAATCAGTACttatttaaacaattttataaattaaataatttaatctCCAAATTTACTATCTTATATTAttctgatattaatatgACAATATAACcgtattatttttaagaaGGGATATATTCAACAGTTGAtttgtaaattatctaTTTGATAGATATCCGTAGTAATAAGAGATTTTTATGTTCTTTCAACCTTTCCACCATTAAATTCCGAATGGGTAACTAACCgataaatataaacaaaaaaatatcaaaatttcaagaaaaaaattaccacgtaatattattgaagaatcCCACCCCctttattgatattttagaGCATAAGGATATACATTGTGATTTTATATAACATATATCCTTATGAGACTAAGGAAGATAGTGagaaattttgataataaggAAAATACATTTCTAATTAGCCAAGAGTCTGATAGTCCAATTGCTCATAGATCTAAAACAATGGATCTTAATGTGCCTCCTACAAAAATACCGAGAAGTCTATTTGGCTACAagaatatcaaatattttaattattcaGCATATATAGGTATAGTTACCTTGTTAATATTTGCATTTTGCAATGTGTTAACACACTTTAATGGTGCTGATTTACCAGGATGTCATCAAATATACATGTATCCATCATATGCAAGAATAGATGGTTTTGATGAGAGGTATACGGATCTAGCGAGTAAATATCATCTATATCTGTATAGAGAACAAGATAAAGATAAGGAGCCCGTGAACAATGATGAAATTCAATTAGATGGTATTCcagttttatttattccaGGCAACGCTGGTAGTTTCAAACAAGTGAGGTCTATCGCAGCTGCCTCAGCTAATTTGTATTTCGATTACAAAGAGGATATTACCAATGAGGTAGCAAAGAATTTAGATGTTTTTGCAGCTGACTTTAACGAAGATTTTACGGCATTTCATGGAAGAACTTTATTAGATCAAgctatttatttaaatgatgcCGTCAGATATATTCTCGAATTATACGAACAATCTCCTTCTCATAAAGACACATTACCAAAATCAGTTATTATTGTGGGCCATTCTATGGGTGGAATTGTGGCTCGTGTCATGCCTACCTTAGAAAATTATGTTGATGAGTCGATAACATCAATTATTACATTATCCACTCCACATGCAGCCGCGCCATTGACTTTTGATGGtgatgttttaaaattgtatGAACAAACAAATGATTATTGGAACAAACAGTTTTCTAATCCCAACTCCTATTTTTCTCAGCATCTGTCTCTTATATCAATAACAGGTGGTATTTCAGACATGATTTTACCCGCCGACTATACAGCAGTTAATACAATTATACCACCAGCAAATGGGTTTACAACATATAGTTCAAATATTCCGGATGTATGGACACCAATTGACCATCTAGCTGTTGTTTGGTGTGATCAGTTACGTCAAGTTATAGCACAATTACTATTAGAGAGCGTGGACTCTACAAGTCCATCAAAGGTGAAATCCCTTGCAGAAAGGATTGCTATTGCTAAgcatttattattatcaggatttgaagaagaatcaTATCAAATGGAAACTATTACTAACGAAGAAAATCAATACACTGCATTAGATCAGGACAAGCTTTTAGAAGCTTATAATCTTAAGACAGGTGATATACTGACAATTAGATTAGCAGATGTAACTGAATTACCATCATATATTAAAGTTATTATACCTAAGGATACAGCCTCAACCTATCAATTTAGTATGCTGTCTTCATTACACAACATAAAAATTCGTTTCTGCACTAACAAAAAGAAGGCTTTACCcgataatgatgataattcaGTTTACTTCAATTGTGTTTCTGAAGATGATTTATTTGCAACGATTCCAAATCCATCTGAAGGAGTATTTTTGGCTAGCGATTCATCAATGGATTCTGACCACGAACCTTATAAAATGTTAGTTTTTACTGAAAAggaattatcaaaatttgattttattataattgaaaCACCACCAATTGTAGAAATGAAGGCATCTGATTACTCTGTCATTGCAATGGAAACTGACTATTATTTGGaaacaacaaaatataGCCCTTTTTATACAACTTTTTTTGGATTTACTGAATTGGTTCCAGAAACTGCATTTGTAAGAACATTTAAGCATCCAAAAATTTGGAactcattattttcttatcGTGTGACTTCTTTCCTCTACTCAGTAAAAGTTGAtaactttttatttagacCTTTTGTACGACAATGGGTTAAATCTCCTTTGGAATCTAAGTGGCATATGGATGTTTTAAGTCATTCATTCGATGTGAATATGCATAATAAGGCTCCTTTTGTTCCTTATGAGCCACAAGATACAAACTGCACCGATTGCGGACTGAATATGGTCGTAATTGTTCCACCACGAATGGATCTTCAATTAGAATGGAGTGTGAATTGGCCTTTGACTATTAAAATGctttttattagatataGATTAGCCATTGCCTCGTTCCCAacattttttatatctggaattattgctattcaattctattattacaaCAAAACTGAGATTTATCCAGCTTTCGAAGATGTGACAAATATGCTTATAAAGCGATATTCCATTCCAATTGttatttctttcttcttattATCTCCTGTTACAAGCACAAGATTTGttcaaagaattttatACTGGATTGATCCATTAAAAGTATCAAGACCGTTACTATTTGAAAACGAAGGCATTTACTCAGACATTTATTACTTAGGAATAAGTGACATTTTCCCCTCATTGCTTGGGCCAGTGTTTGGCTACATAGCAATTGGAATCGTTTATACTTTCTGCATGATTCTAAAAGTTTGTGAAAacttaataaagaaaattactAGGagtagaatttttaaaggaAAATTGTACGTTGAATTACCAccaaatatgaaaaatcaaGGAAAGATTCTTGGCAAAACTCGTTTGGCAGCTGCATTCCTTTTAGTTTTGATGGTAATCTTTTATATTCCTTATCAACTAGCTTTTCTTCTGGTTGTTATTGTCCAGATTGGTACATGTGGCCGTATTGCCAGTATAAGTGGCATCGAACGTACTAAGGATTACTCAAATTTGagaaattacaatttttcaatCCTTTTATTGTCACTATTCGTAGCTGCAATTAATTTCCctgttattattgtatttttacACAATGTTGCTATTAGATGGGAAACATCATTTCGTTCTCATCACAACTTTCTAGCAATTGCACCCGTCATACTATTATTTGCTAGCAATTCCAACTTTCGAGTTCCAAGATTCCAATCAAATGGCATTACAGATGGAGGCCTTGCTATAATATTGTTTGGATATCTAAGCTGCTTTAGTTTAGTATATGGTATAAGAAACACATATTGGATACACTACATTTTTAATGTTATATGTATATGGCTTCTCTACAACGTAACAATTTGTACCACAGATAAGAGACAAGCATGATAAGGGCCTGAAAGGTGgctgttttattttttttaaaagagcCAAGATCACTTTTACACCCACTTTTTAcatttaaagatatatatctatTCAACTGCATTTAGATTCAATAGAATAATTTCATATGGACTTCCTAGATTTCGTAGAGGTTGCAACTAGGCTTTTTAGTATTTACTAATCTTTCCGGAAAAGCCCTATTCGGAAATCCTATCATCTCTAAAACAATGCCATCActtaaagataaaaagaaatatttccaTATTAACTATAAACCTGGGGAAAATAAGGATAAAACTGTAACGTTAAAAAGAGACATGCCGGCCAAAGAAGATGATAACAAGTGGTCTTCACATTATAATTTACTGAAAGGTattctaaataaaaatgaatcaatttatagcttttttaatgatgatgagaaATTAACTCTAAGGGAGAATGTCATTGCACATGCTTTAACAAAAGATAATCGTAATATACTAAGAGAAATCGGTCAAAGTGAGGGTGGGTTCGAATCATTAAAACTTAGAAAAGATTGTTGGTATGAACTCTTGCTTAACCAATTGGATTTGGCCAGAAATTTctcaaatcaaaattttgaaaatgcAAAACCTCACCCCGATGAGAATCAAGTTCATTTGGATGTACTTCGATCTTTTGGCTTTGTAGAAGACCATAAACAAAAGGAAAAACTGAGATCTCTGCTAGAAAAGATTATCGTAAATATTCTAAGGAAATACCCAACTCTACGATACTATCAAGGCTATCATGATATAGTAGcagtttttattattgtattTATGGTTCATCCTTATCAAAAATCAGTTTGCGAAGCAGATGAAGAGTATGACATTGAACTAACTAGACAAGTCAGTGAAAAGTTTAAGTATTCAACTCATAGAAGTGGTATTAGTATAGCGAGTTCTGTAATTGATCCAATTACAAACGAAACAATGTTATTCCGCTCAGTAGAAATATTCAccttaatatatttgaGAGACTTTATGATGGATTCATTAACATTCCCAATTTTACAAACTAAGATCATCCCAGCAATAGTTAAAAGGTATGACAAACAATTGTATATGACTTTAAAGCTAGATAAAATGCAACCATTTTTTGCTATACCATCATTATTAACTCTTTTTTCACATCAGTTTAAACCTACTGAATTATCAAATGGCTTTATATATCAGGTATTTGACTTAATAATATCGAGTCAATCGATGTTTATATCTATTATAATGTACATGcatctaattttaatgtCGAAGGACTCTTTGCTTCAAGAATATGCTCTGAATGCGGGAAactttgaaaatgatattgatttattacaCGGAGTTATGCAGCAAcagatgataaaaaatataaccaatgaaaaattctgGTCAATTGTGCTCATACGAACCCAGTCGTCTATCAAGAAACCATTAAAGCTAAAAAATGCAAGAAAAATGGTAGATGAGTATAGTGTTCTGAGAACAACGGCATCAGGTAGCAATCATCGTTATAATATTAAGTATGTTCAAAATGTACTagcaaaagaaattaagGCTAGCAAAAAACTGGACTCATATTCAAAACATAAAACAAAGGGATGTCTTAAAAGTCCTTTACTCAACATTGCTTGGCAATCATACTCCAAAAACAACATCCTTTTCAAAGTTTCCATCTTAATAATTGCTGTCTCTTTCATTTACAAGACACAAGATTTAACACAAATAGGAGATTCTCTTTCATTGCAGCACAACTTCcattcaatttcaaaagaattttcTTCTCTTATGACTAACAATATCAACTATTCGCTGTTGAAGAAAGtttataatttcttcacATTTTCCTCAATAGATTTCGCACCAGAATTGACTGATGTAACTCTTGATTTGAAATAAGTACTTTGATGATATAATGGTACAAATGTATATACGGAAGGAAATGATATcgtaaaattttttattaatgcaCATTGTCatctataaatttaatattatgaaAAGTACTCATTATTGTTACATATGACATACTATTACATAgcttattatattatactaAATCTATCTCATAAAGAAGAGCAACATCTGTAGAAACCCCTTGCCATCCGCGGTTACCACTTGTACTAATCATAAACCTACAAGTAGGATCtacaaatatattagaaatgGCACCACCATGGTGGCCAGGAACGATAAAAAATGGAGATGCTGATGATTTGGAAGTACTGGCGTTCATATCATATAATCTAATGTTATCATAGGAAGCACACAGTAAATGCCTATCATTTGGCAGTGCATATATACATGATACAGGCCCTGAAATAGTAGGGAGTTTGATTTGGCTCATTGGTTTCGAAGGCATCTTTAAATCAAACTTCTCAACAGATGCATTTCTACGACCTGCATATATTGTGTCACCATCAATACCCCACGTTGCAGATTGACACCATGGTGGTGTTAACAACCCTTTTTGTAAATTCATTGCTGGTGTAGTCGGTGTTCTACGATCCCATATGCTTATTGAACCATTAAGACCTGAGgtcataaatatattttcatttgttaCAACGTTTAACgtttttttagaaatatcttCTCTGTCGTTCTTTTTCTCATGATTTTGAGAGACGTCTATCTTATCCAAATCAGCTTGATCATTTGATTTATCCATATTAATATCACCatcaatatcttcatcttcttcgtCACCAAATAAGGAATCCATATCATCATCCTTTCCATCATTTGTATCTTCagattttatattaatatctttaatttctacCATGGAATGAAGTGGTCTAAATTCTAATGATGAGATCTCTGCTTGAACACCCTTGAAATTATTTGCCATTGAACCGTTATTTAAATCCCATTCAATAATTGTCTTATCCCAGGATGTACTTATGAACCTACTTTCtgaattattcaatttcaataagTTGACAGGCTGTGTGTGACTATTgctatttttaaaataatgcTCTATCGAACCCTCTAGATACCTCACACCTTGTAGTGTAATACCCCCGTTATCTAAACCAGATAACATAAAAAGACATTCACTTTGCACTGCTAATGAATGCACTGGACTAACTTTTGGTTCATAAtctttactattttttaatgttttaatttctgattttttttgaggAACTTCATTTTCCCAATACGATAAGTTTATACCAGCATATTGAATGGATTCAGTTAGGGAATGCTTTTGCAAAACTGTTAAGGAGTGTTTACCATCCATTGTATTTCTAAAGTCGAATTTTCTTATATAACCATCTTCACCACCcaagaataaatattgaagtCCCTTAGACATTGCTAATGCATTGACATGTGTTTGAATTGGAATAGCAGCTGTTGGGTAAATATTATAACCATCTGCTAATCTCGAAGATCGGAATAATTGTGTATAATATCTATGTACagattcttcaaaatcttcGTCAGTATTTGGATTAGGTTTTTCGATATTATTGGGATCAAGTTCTTTtgtatctttattattgggGGATTTCTCTTTatcctcttcttctttgtCATCACTAGTATCTATAAAATCCCCCGATTTATCTGATTTATTAGGAAGTTTTTCAGTACGCTCTTCAATATTGCCTTTCTCTGTATCACTAGGCGTATCATGTAGCTTATGTGAGGTATTTCGatcaatattatcatttttagtGGTTGACTTATTTTCTGATTTAGGCTTATTTGTTTCCGAATCCAGCATATCtacatcatcttcttcatcttcctCCTCTTCCTCCTCTTCATCCTCCTCTTCATCCTCATCTTCGtcctcatcatcatcatcctcctcctcatcttcatcatcttgtTCAACATCTTCTCCGATCTCTTCTGCGACTTCTGCAATATCTTCAGCCATcatttcttcttcctcctcttcttcttcatcatctatttgactttgatttaaaatacCATCTACTTCTTCCATATTTATCTTCtaatgtaatattttatctaattGACTATTCTACTCTGAGatatttcctttttatATTGTAAATGATTAAACAGTagcaaaaattaattttttatatgcTTCAATCCTAATtagtattaaaataatcaacTTAGGCAgctaattaattttttttttaaaatgatattttttaaataatcaacTTGCACAGCTAATTTATAGCTTGTAACATGTtgtattgaaatataattatagcattttttgattttttcaagCTCATGCTAAAGCTCCGAagttaatgaattattcaataaGTTAATTCgtctattaaaaaaaagtagtgataataataacagttAAGTTAGTTAAATACATAATAATGTCATTAGAAAACgttaaacaaaaacaagCATATGTAGTATGggatatataaaagaagataataataaaaatagaaggaaatgaaatgaaaaaaaggtgaacaaattattttggtAATGGATAGTTACCAGCCcattcattaatttcattctTCCAGACAGATAATTCAGCTCCATTTTCGTCAACGGAAGCTTTGAAATCCTTTAATCTATGAGCATCTTCTGGTAAATTTGATTGAATCTTGTGAGCAAATTGAACAACTTTGTCAATATATTCAACAATCTTAGTAAAATCGGCTTCATCCATACCTCTTGTAGTCATAGCTGGAGCACCGATTCTAACACCACCTGGAACTAAAGCAGAATGGTCACCTGGGATAGAGTTTTTATTTAAGGCGATATTAATCTTTTCACAAACGTATTCAACACGAGCACCATCAACACCCTTTTCTCTTAAGGAGACTAGGACCATATGAGAATCAGTACCGTCAGAGACTAATCTATAATCGAATTTCTTGAAAGATTGTTCTAAAGTCTTGGCGTTTTTCAAGACTTGTAATTGATATTGTTTGAATTCTTCAGTAGCAGCTTGTTTCAAAGCAGTGGCTAAAGCAGCAATAGTATGATTATGCGGACCACCTTGATGACCAGGGAAAACAGAGAAATTAATAGgattttctaaatcataTAAGATTTCTTTACCAGTTTTCTTGTTTACACCTCTAACACCACGTCTAAAGAAGATCATGGCGCCTCTTGGACCTCTTAAAGACTTGTGAGTTGTGGTAGTGACGATATCAGCATATTCGAATGGAGATGGGATAACACCAGCAGCAATTAAACCGGAGATATGAGCCATATCGACCATCAAATAAGCACCACATTTATCAGCAATTTCTCTCATTCTCTTGTAATCGATCAAACGACAGTAAGCGGAAGTACCTGCCACTAAAACTTTTGGTCTATATAAAATAGCATTTTGTTCCAAAGTATCATAATCGATTAAACCAGTCTTTTGGTCGACTCTGTATGGGAAAGATTCGAAATAAGTGGAGACGGCAGAGATCTTTCTATTTTCAGTGGCGTAACCGTGAGACAAGTGACCACCATCTGGCAAGTAAAGACCCATCAATCTATCATGTGGCTTCATAATAGCTTGGTAAACTTCCAAGTTGGCTGGTGAACCAGATAAACATTGGACATTAACCCCCCATTTGTCTGGAGTAACATGGAAGGCCTTCAAAGCTCTTTCTTGACATAAAGTTTCGATACGATCAATGTGTTCATTACCACCGTAATAACGAGCACCTGGATAACCTTCAGAATACTTGTTAGATAAAGGAGTTCCAAGAGCATCAAAGACTGAAGTAGAAGTACAGTTTTCAGACGCAATTAAATCAATGGAGTGCTGTTGTCTATTGATTTCATCTTTGATCATGGCATTTAATTCTGGATCGGTTTCACTCAAATGAGCAGTTAAAAGATGTTCTTGAGAATTGGTTAAAGAGTAAGGCatggtgatgatgatggcGAGCTTGTTTGAACTATTGAAGTTTGGTTATCcttgataatgaagatataGAGATGgataaagaaagaagaggataaaaatttttaaggGAAAGTGAAGGGATCACAATCGAGAAAATAGCAACTAGCGGTACAAGCAGCTtcctatatatatatgagtTGTAAGTACATCCTAGGCATCAGATCCACAAGATTAAGGCATAAACTAAATTAGAGCAAGCTGACTTCTGTATTTGGATTGAGGGTACGGACTAGTAGCAAAAGATTACTAAATTGAAAAgctagaaaaaaaaaaaaaaatagaaaattaaaaattaaaaattaaaaattaaggTCCTGGTGACAATTCTTATCACACACATTATTCATACTGTGGAAAATTGGCAATTAACAAATTAGTACgttgaaaaaattggttCCTAATGGAGTGTCCGCAATGTACTCGGGGCAGGAGTCAACAGTAAAGGATGGACGGAAATTCAAGAAAGGTGAAAATTTGTGACGGGACGTAAAAAGAGGGACAGAAACGTGACCGGTAGGAGTCAGGCACCAGCTGACTCTGGTGCGATCACACGTGATATGGTGTTGATTAATGATATATAGATGAGATGTAGTATAGGCAGGTAAGATGTATTAATAGTTTAGGAAGAGTTAgaagttaaaaaatagaaagGAGTTAAGAGGAGTTAAATGACAGAAATTAAGCGAGATAGCTATGCCTCAGAGTAGTTATGCTTTAGAATAGTTATACTTTAGACTTTGTTGTACAATACTCTCTGAGCAGTTCATAACATCTTGTAATATGTTGGTTATTATCATTGTCCCAAGCTGAAACTCCCATGTGGCCGACTCTTGCATATGGAGGTATTGATTTCAACATTGGACCTGCTATGAAAACACCATTATCTgccaaaaatttaattaaatcagCAGGATTTTCTACATAGATCGTGGTTAAACCATGAGCGGTATATTGTGGATCTTGTGGGATCATTTTTAATCCCAATTCTTTCGTCAATTGTTGTTTGAACCAGTCACTAGTTTTAGAACTTTTTTCGATTCTTTCATCCAAGCCTCTTGGAGTGGCATCTAATAATTCCTTTAATGCAACATCTAGGGATAGGATTAATTGTACAGGTGGGGTAGCGAAATATGAAGGTTTCCCCTGGATACACGATTCCATTATTGGTAACCATTTCTTAAATGAAAGATAAAACGAGGTGACTTGATCAGTAGTATCTCTTTCATTCATTACGTACTTTAATAATCTTGGACTAACCATGGAGATCGATAACCCCGGTGGCGCACCAATAGCCTTTTGTGAAGCAGTTAAACAATAATCAATATTccaattatcaaattcaaagaCTTCACATCCAATGGAACAAACACCATCGACAACCACGAATGAATTTGGAGAAAATTCTTTGACCAATTGAGAAATCCCTTGAACATCATTTAATACTGCTGTTGATGTATCTACTTGTGTCATTACCACTgctttataattatttttttgtaatttttcttggatGGTTTTTAATGGTACGATATGACCTGGGATTGCATCTAATTTATCTACTTTAGCACCATAACCTGTTAAACATGAGGCAAATGAATCAGAGAAAAACCCTGTAGAAATCAATAAGATCGAGTCATTTCTATTAACGACATTGGAGCCGAAAAGATCCCAACCTAATGTACCTGAACCAGAGATAATAATTGGTTGACCGTTAGTTGTTTTGAATAAtctttttgtattattcAAGGCATTTTGGAAAGTAGTGGTGAAAGTTGGTGATAAATGACCAATAGAATTAGCTACTAAACTTTGTCTAACTGCTGGAGTTAATTCAATAGGACCGGgagttaataataatttctttatcattttcttgaGAAAGGGATGGGGAGTGAGGGGGACTGTTTAagttaatttaattaaaatcttttgCAAATATAATGTATATACCCtctttatatttaagaTTCTTACATTGATTAATCACACTTTTTTATATAgcctttaattttatttaaccATAGTTCCATTAGTCCATGAtccattattatcttttttattttactattGTCTTTGGTTGTAAAGTTTGTAAATCGTATCATTttataaaacaataatcCCGACTATTACCGAAATGGGATTTTTGTAGTAAGCATTACGTTTATATTAACTAATTGAAAATAGGAAGAGTCGAACTGTTTGAGTAACTATGATTTCGGAGTTTCCATTTTTAGAACCTGTCATGACGGCCAAATTTAAACTTTCCATTGGTCCATTATCAAAGAAagcaagaaaaaaaagtaaagcACAACAATCgagatttaattaaataaggTGAAAATATTACAGAAACCCAAGTTTGGGCAAGAGAAGTTGtgtcaaaaaaaaaaaatcacaTAATAAACATAACAAAatgtatataataaaaaaattaagccaaagtaaataataaaaaaaaacgaaaAATCGTGCAAAAGATGAGTAATAATGCAGAAAGGTGAGGGATGCTAACACCACTCTCTAGTACAatagataaaataaaaccaACAAACAAACGTAAAATTACAATAGAATTCAAAATCTTTGGTGGTAAttgttttgaaaatataatgaatcCGGTAGTCCGTATCTCTTTTTCTATGGGTAGTGTTTagttttatattctttttcttttaaataagcAATACAAtgagagagagagagagagagagagatAGATAGAGAATGAGGGGgttgtaaataaatagtgACTTATTGTGGTGATtaagatattatttatttattcataatTCTTTGTAACCAAAtgttatatatttaatattggtGGAACGAAAATACAAAACGATTAGATATACAAAATTGTATGCTTGCGCATGCTTGTGTGCTTGTGTGTGGTAGAATGTAATTGCATAAAAGTGCGTACGTACGAAGTATTAATTCTGATGAGATCAATAGGTTGGTAGTCTAAAGATCAGATCAGAGGTAATCTCATAAAAgtgagaaaaaaaaattcttgaaatttcttttttttttaaaaatagtGGTAAATATCGAAATCAAAGGGgcattcaaaaaaaataatttaaaatattaaaattttagatGGAGGTAGGGGTTGgtggaaaataaaaaatgagTCTAACTTGGTGGAGAAGTTAGATCATTATAGGTTGTAGAATATATTGGAGgcgaaaaaaaataattcaaaaacaaatagGCATGAATAGTGGACGTAATTTTTGTAAAGGAGTGGTCAAAGTTCTCAACACAGAGGTGGTAAAATATGTTAAGCCAATGAATACTCTCAATTACAATGCAATTATGAAGCGGTAACTTTTGAATTACTGTTACGCCAATCATCGAAATAAACATTGTTTGAAGTCAAAGCCATGTCTATATCATCTGTTAAAACCCATGGGTTTTGTTGTTTTACAAATTTAGAAGCAGTTTCGTTAGTAGAGTTTGGTTTCAAAAAAGCTTTACTTAAAATGGAAGATGGAGAAGAGATATTACTTGAATCTGAAATggaattgatattattataa contains the following coding sequences:
- the SPT8 gene encoding SAGA complex subunit SPT8 (similar to Saccharomyces cerevisiae SPT8 (YLR055C); ancestral locus Anc_8.43) — protein: MEEVDGILNQSQIDDEEEEEEEEMMAEDIAEVAEEIGEDVEQDDEDEEEDDDDEDEDEDEEEDEEEEEEEDEEDDVDMLDSETNKPKSENKSTTKNDNIDRNTSHKLHDTPSDTEKGNIEERTEKLPNKSDKSGDFIDTSDDKEEEDKEKSPNNKDTKELDPNNIEKPNPNTDEDFEESVHRYYTQLFRSSRLADGYNIYPTAAIPIQTHVNALAMSKGLQYLFLGGEDGYIRKFDFRNTMDGKHSLTVLQKHSLTESIQYAGINLSYWENEVPQKKSEIKTLKNSKDYEPKVSPVHSLAVQSECLFMLSGLDNGGITLQGVRYLEGSIEHYFKNSNSHTQPVNLLKLNNSESRFISTSWDKTIIEWDLNNGSMANNFKGVQAEISSLEFRPLHSMVEIKDINIKSEDTNDGKDDDMDSLFGDEEDEDIDGDINMDKSNDQADLDKIDVSQNHEKKNDREDISKKTLNVVTNENIFMTSGLNGSISIWDRRTPTTPAMNLQKGLLTPPWCQSATWGIDGDTIYAGRRNASVEKFDLKMPSKPMSQIKLPTISGPVSCIYALPNDRHLLCASYDNIRLYDMNASTSKSSASPFFIVPGHHGGAISNIFVDPTCRFMISTSGNRGWQGVSTDVALLYEIDLV
- the TBLA0G03400 gene encoding serine hydroxymethyltransferase (similar to Saccharomyces cerevisiae SHM2 (YLR058C); ancestral locus Anc_8.38); amino-acid sequence: MPYSLTNSQEHLLTAHLSETDPELNAMIKDEINRQQHSIDLIASENCTSTSVFDALGTPLSNKYSEGYPGARYYGGNEHIDRIETLCQERALKAFHVTPDKWGVNVQCLSGSPANLEVYQAIMKPHDRLMGLYLPDGGHLSHGYATENRKISAVSTYFESFPYRVDQKTGLIDYDTLEQNAILYRPKVLVAGTSAYCRLIDYKRMREIADKCGAYLMVDMAHISGLIAAGVIPSPFEYADIVTTTTHKSLRGPRGAMIFFRRGVRGVNKKTGKEILYDLENPINFSVFPGHQGGPHNHTIAALATALKQAATEEFKQYQLQVLKNAKTLEQSFKKFDYRLVSDGTDSHMVLVSLREKGVDGARVEYVCEKINIALNKNSIPGDHSALVPGGVRIGAPAMTTRGMDEADFTKIVEYIDKVVQFAHKIQSNLPEDAHRLKDFKASVDENGAELSVWKNEINEWAGNYPLPK
- the AGX1 gene encoding alanine--glyoxylate transaminase (similar to Saccharomyces cerevisiae AGX1 (YFL030W); ancestral locus Anc_8.37), with protein sequence MIKKLLLTPGPIELTPAVRQSLVANSIGHLSPTFTTTFQNALNNTKRLFKTTNGQPIIISGSGTLGWDLFGSNVVNRNDSILLISTGFFSDSFASCLTGYGAKVDKLDAIPGHIVPLKTIQEKLQKNNYKAVVMTQVDTSTAVLNDVQGISQLVKEFSPNSFVVVDGVCSIGCEVFEFDNWNIDYCLTASQKAIGAPPGLSISMVSPRLLKYVMNERDTTDQVTSFYLSFKKWLPIMESCIQGKPSYFATPPVQLILSLDVALKELLDATPRGLDERIEKSSKTSDWFKQQLTKELGLKMIPQDPQYTAHGLTTIYVENPADLIKFLADNGVFIAGPMLKSIPPYARVGHMGVSAWDNDNNQHITRCYELLREYCTTKSKV